A single window of Metallosphaera hakonensis JCM 8857 = DSM 7519 DNA harbors:
- the tuf gene encoding translation elongation factor EF-1 subunit alpha, giving the protein MSQKPHLNLIVIGHVDHGKSTLVGRLLMDRGFLDEKTIKEAEEAAKKLGKESEKYAFLLDRLKEERERGVTINLTFMKFETRKYFFTIIDAPGHRDFVKNMITGASQADAAILAVSARKGEFESGMSLEGQTREHIILAKTMGLNQVIVAITKMDVAEPPYDQKRYNEVKETIEKFMKSFGFDMSKVKFIPIVSITGENVTKRSDNMKWYNGPTLEEALDMLEIPPKPVDKPLRLPIQEVYSISGVGTVPVGRVESGVMKVGDKIVFMPAGKSAEVRSIETHHTKLEKAEPGDNIGFNVRGIDKKDVKRGDVVGHTTNPPSVADEFTARIIVVWHPTALAVGYTPVVHVHTASIACRVSEIVARLDPKTGKEAEKNPQFIKQGESAIVKFKPIKPLCIEKFSDFPALGRFAMRDMGKTVGVGVINDVKPTKIEIK; this is encoded by the coding sequence ATGTCTCAAAAGCCGCACTTGAATTTGATCGTTATAGGGCATGTAGACCACGGAAAGAGCACTCTAGTCGGAAGGCTGTTAATGGACAGAGGATTCTTAGATGAAAAGACCATTAAGGAAGCGGAGGAAGCTGCAAAGAAGCTAGGGAAGGAGTCAGAGAAATATGCATTCCTTCTTGACAGGCTCAAGGAGGAAAGGGAAAGAGGTGTAACAATTAATCTAACTTTTATGAAGTTTGAGACCAGGAAATACTTCTTCACCATCATTGATGCACCTGGACACAGAGACTTCGTTAAGAACATGATAACGGGGGCTAGCCAGGCAGACGCAGCAATACTTGCCGTTTCAGCAAGGAAAGGCGAGTTTGAGTCAGGGATGAGCCTAGAAGGCCAGACCAGGGAGCATATAATCCTCGCGAAGACAATGGGACTAAACCAAGTTATCGTGGCAATTACGAAGATGGATGTAGCGGAGCCACCATATGATCAAAAAAGATACAATGAGGTTAAAGAAACCATAGAGAAGTTTATGAAGTCCTTTGGTTTCGACATGTCTAAGGTAAAGTTCATACCCATCGTATCTATCACTGGGGAGAACGTAACCAAGAGATCAGATAACATGAAATGGTACAATGGGCCTACACTAGAGGAAGCTCTAGATATGCTAGAGATTCCACCAAAACCAGTGGATAAACCCTTGAGGTTACCAATCCAGGAAGTCTATTCTATATCGGGTGTTGGGACGGTTCCCGTGGGAAGAGTTGAGAGCGGAGTTATGAAAGTTGGGGACAAGATAGTGTTCATGCCTGCAGGCAAGTCTGCAGAGGTAAGGTCTATTGAAACCCATCATACCAAGTTGGAGAAAGCAGAGCCTGGAGACAATATTGGATTCAACGTTAGAGGTATAGATAAGAAGGATGTAAAGAGAGGGGATGTAGTAGGACATACAACGAACCCGCCATCAGTGGCGGACGAGTTCACTGCGAGGATAATAGTAGTGTGGCATCCAACAGCATTAGCAGTTGGCTATACTCCAGTAGTTCACGTACATACAGCTAGCATAGCCTGTAGAGTATCTGAGATAGTTGCTAGATTAGATCCAAAGACAGGTAAGGAGGCCGAGAAGAACCCACAGTTCATTAAGCAAGGAGAGTCTGCCATAGTTAAGTTCAAACCCATCAAGCCTTTATGCATTGAGAAGTTCAGCGACTTCCCAGCACTCGGAAGATTTGCCATGAGAGATATGGGTAAAACGGTTGGTGTTGGAGTAATTAATGATGTGAAACCAACAAAGATAGAGATTAAGTAA
- the rpsJ gene encoding 30S ribosomal protein S10 has protein sequence MPNKARIRLWSTNVNNLNYVVNQIRGIVDKTGVSMRGPIPLPTRRMEVPVMRLPHGEGRKKWEKWEMSLHKRIIDISADERVMRQLMRVKVPEDVYIEIQLI, from the coding sequence ATGCCAAACAAAGCAAGGATAAGGCTTTGGAGCACCAATGTCAACAACCTCAATTACGTGGTCAATCAGATAAGGGGAATAGTAGATAAAACCGGAGTCAGTATGAGGGGACCCATCCCTCTTCCCACGAGGAGGATGGAGGTACCAGTAATGAGGTTGCCACATGGAGAAGGTAGAAAGAAGTGGGAGAAGTGGGAGATGTCCCTACATAAACGCATAATTGACATATCAGCAGACGAAAGGGTAATGAGACAACTAATGAGAGTTAAGGTACCTGAGGATGTCTATATAGAGATACAACTTATTTAG
- a CDS encoding DUF2208 domain-containing protein, with product MSSATPNPYNWKFALISQTYLIIISVILGFYPKYFLEAFISYFIIIMAITFSMTYKSNPMLRDRKLMVEVANSSTLYEEKNANELVMKDEDYQREYMQFAKKNMTMLFSYLIYIVVLFFVYGYISKLATAQTDPYYRLAVYLGYFEIIYLFGFFVYRRLFKPSMMSTMAPMSYKVTEKGIIGSGGMSVFLHAKHLINSNFQVNREKKYVEIDSTEAKYPYKIRLYARDIDKLMDMLERVKRLELKRQSSS from the coding sequence ATGTCTTCAGCGACACCTAATCCTTACAATTGGAAATTTGCTCTTATTAGCCAAACATATCTGATTATAATTTCGGTCATTCTAGGATTTTATCCTAAATATTTCCTTGAGGCATTTATATCATATTTCATTATTATTATGGCCATAACCTTTTCCATGACTTATAAGTCAAATCCAATGCTGAGAGATAGGAAATTGATGGTCGAGGTAGCCAATTCTAGTACCCTTTATGAAGAAAAGAACGCCAACGAACTGGTGATGAAGGACGAAGATTATCAGAGAGAATATATGCAATTCGCCAAGAAAAACATGACAATGCTTTTCTCCTATTTAATCTATATTGTTGTACTCTTCTTTGTCTACGGTTATATCTCCAAATTGGCTACAGCTCAGACGGACCCATATTACAGATTGGCTGTCTATCTAGGTTATTTCGAGATAATCTATCTGTTCGGTTTCTTCGTATACAGGAGATTGTTTAAGCCTAGCATGATGTCAACAATGGCTCCCATGAGTTATAAGGTAACGGAGAAAGGTATAATAGGGTCTGGTGGAATGTCGGTCTTCCTCCATGCAAAGCATCTAATAAATTCTAACTTCCAGGTAAACAGAGAAAAGAAATACGTAGAGATAGACTCCACAGAGGCAAAATACCCGTATAAAATCAGACTCTACGCAAGAGATATAGATAAGTTGATGGACATGTTGGAAAGGGTCAAAAGATTGGAACTAAAAAGACAATCCTCTTCTTAA
- a CDS encoding NusA-like transcription termination signal-binding factor — translation MPEIKLTPEEMRYMSLFQDVTRVTVRDCIIDEEGNRIIFLVDPDNMGMAIGKGGINIKKLKKIIGKDIEVVAYSDNLEDLIKNLMSPARVRSVKTIDSNSRKTVHVTVDPQDKAIAIGRAGRNVTRAKIILKRYMDIDSVIIN, via the coding sequence GTGCCTGAAATAAAGTTGACTCCAGAAGAAATGCGCTATATGTCGCTTTTCCAAGATGTTACGAGAGTAACAGTTAGGGATTGCATTATAGATGAAGAAGGAAATCGAATAATCTTCTTAGTTGATCCAGACAACATGGGTATGGCGATAGGAAAGGGAGGAATTAACATAAAGAAACTCAAAAAAATTATAGGGAAGGATATAGAGGTCGTGGCCTATAGTGATAATCTTGAGGATCTAATTAAGAACCTTATGTCTCCGGCTAGAGTTAGAAGCGTAAAGACCATCGACAGTAATTCGAGAAAGACTGTACATGTAACAGTTGATCCGCAAGATAAGGCTATAGCTATAGGAAGAGCTGGGAGGAACGTTACTAGGGCCAAAATAATTTTAAAAAGATACATGGACATAGACTCCGTGATAATTAACTAA
- a CDS encoding 3,4-dihydroxy-2-butanone-4-phosphate synthase, translated as MPNLQEIRKDLESGLPVLIYDFDGREEEVDMVFYGGAVTWKSVKTLRTMAGGLICYATGYQEANALHLPFQVDILRSLGDLSKLVKRPRYNDEPAFSIWVNHVSTGTGISDEDRATTVRYLHKVISETKKDENEARELFYKDFYAPGHVPILISRGIERRRGHTELSIALAESLGLERSVMFAEMLDERRSMKKEDALKFARNQGFHLLEGKVILQGVIM; from the coding sequence ATGCCAAACCTGCAAGAAATAAGGAAAGACCTAGAATCTGGTTTACCAGTGTTGATTTACGACTTTGATGGAAGAGAAGAAGAGGTGGATATGGTGTTTTATGGAGGGGCAGTAACGTGGAAGAGCGTGAAAACTCTCCGAACCATGGCCGGCGGCCTAATATGTTACGCTACCGGTTACCAGGAAGCAAATGCGTTGCACCTACCATTTCAAGTGGACATACTAAGATCCTTAGGGGACTTATCCAAGCTAGTGAAAAGGCCGAGATATAACGATGAGCCGGCTTTTTCAATTTGGGTTAATCACGTCAGCACGGGCACAGGAATATCAGACGAGGATAGGGCTACTACAGTTAGATATCTTCATAAAGTTATATCCGAGACAAAGAAAGATGAAAATGAAGCTAGAGAGCTATTCTATAAGGATTTCTATGCACCTGGGCATGTTCCCATACTTATATCAAGGGGGATAGAGAGAAGAAGAGGACACACTGAACTGAGTATAGCTTTGGCCGAATCCTTAGGTTTAGAAAGGAGTGTGATGTTTGCAGAAATGTTGGATGAAAGGAGAAGTATGAAAAAGGAAGATGCATTGAAATTTGCACGGAACCAAGGTTTCCATTTACTTGAGGGAAAGGTGATTTTGCAAGGGGTGATAATGTGA
- a CDS encoding bifunctional nuclease family protein yields MAEQEQEYIGVNKVDAFISPMSGVPVIVCYLEDGREFNLFYVPPDIVNAINKLMKNESNDSGNQSELARRETVYDIISFIPEIIDELQKRVTQVTIDDILDDIYLATVELNFGGLIIQKRMIPSHAIYLALLTGKPIRVKKELVDRSAERSNKS; encoded by the coding sequence ATGGCTGAACAAGAACAAGAGTATATAGGGGTCAATAAAGTAGACGCTTTCATTTCACCAATGTCAGGGGTTCCAGTTATAGTATGTTACCTAGAGGATGGAAGAGAATTCAATTTATTTTATGTTCCACCGGATATAGTGAACGCCATCAATAAATTAATGAAAAATGAATCTAACGATTCTGGTAATCAATCGGAGCTTGCTCGAAGAGAGACTGTATATGATATCATCTCCTTTATACCTGAGATAATAGACGAACTTCAGAAAAGAGTCACTCAAGTAACTATTGACGATATCCTTGATGATATTTATCTTGCTACTGTGGAACTAAACTTCGGCGGATTAATAATTCAGAAAAGAATGATACCAAGCCACGCTATCTATTTGGCCCTATTAACTGGAAAACCCATAAGAGTAAAGAAAGAACTAGTTGACAGGTCAGCTGAGAGAAGTAATAAGAGCTAG
- the ribH gene encoding 6,7-dimethyl-8-ribityllumazine synthase: MQDSSIKLGIVIAEFNYDVTRLMLDRAISHAKFLNADVKIIFKVPGTFEIPLAVKNILKREDIDCVVTLGAVIKGDTKHDELIANQVARLISDLSLEFNKPVSLGIIGPGATHEQATERIEEYSTRAVESAVKMAKRMRALNTSKDSSVIIE; the protein is encoded by the coding sequence ATGCAGGACAGCTCGATTAAGCTTGGAATAGTTATTGCTGAGTTTAACTACGATGTGACCCGTCTAATGTTAGACAGGGCCATATCTCACGCTAAGTTCCTCAACGCTGATGTAAAAATAATATTCAAAGTGCCTGGAACCTTTGAAATACCTCTAGCGGTAAAGAACATACTCAAAAGGGAAGATATAGACTGCGTGGTAACTTTGGGGGCTGTAATAAAGGGTGACACTAAGCACGACGAACTAATAGCGAATCAAGTTGCAAGGCTCATATCGGACCTCTCGCTAGAGTTCAATAAACCGGTATCACTTGGTATCATTGGCCCAGGGGCTACTCATGAACAAGCCACAGAGAGGATAGAGGAGTACTCCACAAGGGCAGTAGAATCTGCGGTGAAGATGGCCAAAAGGATGAGAGCCTTAAATACAAGCAAGGACTCGTCGGTGATTATTGAATGA
- a CDS encoding GTP cyclohydrolase IIa, with the protein MKILVIEFHNYREWTELLGDDREWKIQFSQHLLSSKMIWKASQMGSMLFPMRYDLLLVSSDGISNSKLNNFLGYVSRIAPVNLRACLGYSETPLKAQEKGYECVKKLEAGSTQLMEYPDSSVVIAHFDLNGFTSLTNETSPYTSFTEAQKFYTEVLETVYPLGGLVQYMGGDNIVALLSQDVIDQVITQVENNPRIKVGIGIGRNAREALRNATKALTDIRKDRREVWKLLQE; encoded by the coding sequence ATGAAAATTTTGGTAATAGAGTTCCATAACTATAGGGAGTGGACGGAGCTTCTTGGTGATGATAGAGAATGGAAAATTCAATTTAGTCAGCATCTTCTCTCATCTAAAATGATATGGAAGGCCTCCCAAATGGGCTCGATGCTTTTCCCAATGAGATATGATCTACTTCTGGTTTCCAGTGACGGAATTTCAAACTCTAAACTAAATAATTTCCTAGGCTATGTATCAAGAATAGCCCCAGTGAATCTAAGGGCTTGTCTCGGATACAGCGAAACTCCCTTGAAGGCTCAGGAGAAAGGGTATGAATGTGTGAAAAAATTGGAAGCCGGAAGTACACAACTTATGGAGTACCCAGATTCATCGGTTGTCATAGCCCATTTCGACTTAAATGGGTTCACCAGCTTAACCAATGAAACTTCTCCTTATACATCTTTTACAGAGGCGCAGAAGTTTTATACTGAAGTCCTGGAGACAGTTTACCCTTTGGGCGGATTGGTACAGTACATGGGTGGGGATAATATAGTGGCCCTCTTGAGCCAAGATGTCATTGACCAGGTTATAACCCAAGTTGAAAATAACCCTAGAATTAAGGTCGGGATTGGAATTGGAAGAAATGCGAGAGAGGCTCTTAGAAACGCCACCAAGGCCTTAACTGACATTAGAAAGGATAGGCGGGAGGTTTGGAAACTTCTTCAAGAGTGA
- the ribC gene encoding riboflavin synthase: protein MGEIAVKTITKEDPEGKIIRYTVPGIKDLPVAAKKLIEEGCDGVITLGWVGKTQLDKYSYLAASIGLITVQLMTSTHVIDVTIHEDETEDEERLRDIAIDRAKKHSINLVKLVRDGRSALTGLAGKGLRQGYENAGQLD from the coding sequence ATGGGAGAAATAGCCGTTAAGACCATTACAAAAGAGGACCCAGAGGGAAAAATAATCAGATATACAGTACCAGGTATTAAGGACTTACCCGTAGCGGCCAAGAAATTAATAGAAGAGGGATGTGACGGGGTGATTACATTGGGATGGGTAGGGAAAACTCAGCTTGATAAGTACAGCTACTTAGCCGCGAGTATAGGTTTGATAACTGTCCAATTAATGACCTCTACGCATGTTATAGATGTCACAATTCACGAGGATGAAACAGAAGATGAGGAGAGGCTTAGGGACATTGCAATTGATAGGGCTAAGAAACATTCAATCAATTTGGTTAAGCTAGTAAGGGACGGGAGGAGTGCCCTCACCGGGTTAGCTGGAAAAGGATTGAGGCAGGGTTATGAAAATGCAGGACAGCTCGATTAA
- a CDS encoding cobyrinate a,c-diamide synthase: protein MLPRVIISSDRSSSGKTLVSSAIMWSLSKKLRVRGFKAGPDYIDPGYHRIATGRPSINLDLFMMGKEGVLRSLAKYSRDVDISIIEGVMGLYDGHGIEYSTFKLSEFTKTPIILVLDCSAMGSTAAAIIHGLKSYGGADIRGVIFNKIGSETHYSYCKENVRDVKVLGYIPRISFTVPSRHLGLFTVETYNQAIDAIRLISEQVESHVDLDEVVDIASSAPDIDFMEENEEENRNPNKVAAIAYDSAFSFYYQENLDQIAKKYTIKLFSPINNEKVDGASLIYLGGGYPELFVKELSQSQVTMKWISNEVSRGTPLIAECGGLMYLSSYIKTKEGSFPMAKIYDIGISFDKLTLGYRIAETIQDSFFGVKGTLIRGHEFHTSSPEYVKENNFVFKYKNGRGILDGLDGARVNNSIASYLHVHFNGLRRGLSF from the coding sequence GTGTTACCGAGGGTTATTATATCGTCTGATCGTAGTTCATCTGGTAAAACTCTTGTATCTTCAGCTATCATGTGGTCTCTTTCCAAAAAGCTTCGTGTTAGGGGCTTCAAGGCAGGTCCAGATTATATAGACCCTGGATATCACAGAATTGCTACGGGAAGGCCGTCAATAAATTTGGATCTTTTCATGATGGGCAAAGAGGGAGTTCTTAGATCTCTAGCTAAATATTCTAGGGACGTAGACATTTCGATTATTGAGGGAGTTATGGGTCTTTATGACGGCCATGGGATAGAATATAGTACTTTTAAATTATCAGAATTTACTAAAACACCGATTATTCTTGTACTTGATTGTAGTGCGATGGGATCCACGGCAGCAGCTATAATCCATGGTTTGAAGAGTTATGGTGGAGCAGATATAAGGGGGGTCATCTTTAATAAAATCGGGTCAGAAACTCATTATTCCTATTGTAAGGAAAACGTAAGAGACGTCAAAGTTCTAGGATACATTCCAAGAATCTCTTTTACAGTGCCTTCGAGGCATTTAGGCCTATTTACAGTGGAGACCTACAACCAAGCCATTGATGCCATAAGATTGATTTCAGAGCAAGTAGAATCACACGTTGACTTAGATGAAGTAGTTGATATAGCGAGCAGTGCCCCTGATATAGATTTTATGGAAGAGAATGAGGAAGAGAACAGGAATCCGAATAAAGTAGCTGCTATAGCCTATGACTCCGCGTTTTCATTCTATTATCAGGAAAATTTAGACCAAATAGCCAAGAAATATACAATCAAGTTATTTAGTCCTATCAACAATGAGAAGGTGGATGGAGCCAGTTTGATTTATTTGGGCGGTGGATATCCTGAGCTTTTTGTTAAAGAGTTGTCCCAATCCCAAGTTACCATGAAATGGATAAGTAACGAAGTTTCAAGAGGAACACCTCTTATAGCCGAGTGTGGAGGTCTAATGTATCTCTCGAGCTATATCAAAACTAAGGAAGGCTCATTCCCAATGGCTAAGATTTATGATATTGGAATATCGTTTGACAAACTTACTCTGGGGTATAGAATAGCTGAAACCATTCAGGATTCCTTTTTTGGGGTAAAAGGAACCTTAATAAGAGGACATGAATTTCATACGTCTTCTCCAGAATATGTAAAAGAAAATAACTTTGTATTCAAGTATAAGAACGGTCGAGGAATACTGGATGGTTTAGACGGAGCAAGAGTAAATAACTCGATTGCCTCTTACCTTCACGTACACTTCAATGGTTTAAGAAGAGGATTGTCTTTTTAG
- a CDS encoding 30S ribosomal protein S7 → MSNYELSNLDLRIFGKWDNKVEIRDPSLKKYISLIPVYLPHSGGRHEHRRFGKARVSIVERLINELMRPGKNKGKKILGYNIVKATFELINARTGQNPLQVLVRAIENSAPREEVTRIMYGGIVYYVAVDVSPQRRVDIVLRHLVEGARDAAFNNPRPIEEALADELIAAANGDNRSFAIRKKEEMERIALSSR, encoded by the coding sequence ATGAGCAACTATGAACTATCAAATCTAGATCTAAGAATATTCGGTAAATGGGACAATAAGGTTGAAATCAGGGATCCAAGCCTGAAGAAATATATCTCATTAATACCCGTATACCTTCCTCACTCTGGGGGAAGACATGAACACAGAAGGTTCGGAAAGGCCAGAGTATCCATAGTGGAACGTCTGATTAACGAGTTGATGAGGCCAGGTAAGAACAAGGGAAAGAAGATTTTAGGTTACAATATAGTCAAGGCCACTTTTGAATTAATTAATGCTAGAACTGGCCAAAATCCCCTTCAAGTTTTAGTTAGGGCGATAGAGAACTCAGCTCCTAGAGAAGAAGTAACCAGAATAATGTATGGAGGTATAGTCTACTACGTAGCAGTTGACGTCTCACCACAAAGAAGAGTTGACATAGTGCTTAGACATCTTGTTGAGGGCGCAAGAGACGCTGCCTTCAATAATCCAAGACCCATAGAAGAGGCCCTAGCGGACGAGTTGATTGCTGCTGCAAACGGAGACAACAGAAGCTTTGCGATAAGGAAAAAAGAAGAGATGGAAAGAATAGCCTTAAGCTCCAGGTAA
- a CDS encoding 30S ribosomal protein S12, with protein sequence MRRLKFRWSQRKFKTRVLQLKKRFDPLQGAPMARGVVLEKVGIESRQPNSAVRKCVRVQLVKNGRVVTAFVPGDGGVNFIDEHDEVIIAGIGGTLGRSMGDLPGVRFKVIMVNGVSLDALYKGKKQKPVR encoded by the coding sequence ATGAGAAGGCTGAAATTTAGGTGGAGCCAAAGGAAATTTAAGACTAGAGTCTTGCAGTTGAAGAAAAGATTTGACCCTCTACAGGGTGCTCCCATGGCCAGAGGTGTCGTGCTAGAGAAGGTGGGTATAGAATCTAGACAGCCTAACTCAGCAGTCAGGAAATGTGTTAGAGTTCAGTTGGTTAAGAACGGGAGGGTTGTAACAGCCTTCGTTCCAGGGGACGGCGGTGTGAACTTCATTGATGAGCACGACGAAGTGATAATAGCTGGGATAGGCGGTACTTTAGGTAGATCCATGGGTGACTTGCCAGGGGTTAGATTCAAGGTCATAATGGTTAACGGAGTCTCCCTTGATGCTCTATATAAGGGCAAGAAACAGAAACCTGTGAGATAG